From the Theobroma cacao cultivar B97-61/B2 chromosome 2, Criollo_cocoa_genome_V2, whole genome shotgun sequence genome, one window contains:
- the LOC18608494 gene encoding serine carboxypeptidase-like 34, giving the protein MASNAAASLTFLFLLLSVNLAIARVSVADCFSNGTELSQEVLARQEADRVTKLPGQPPVEFKHYAGYVTVNESHGRALFYWFFEASSKPEKKPLLLWLNGGPGCSSVGYGEAEELGPFFPQNDTKTLKLNPHRWNKAANLLFVESPFGVGFSYTNTSNDFNTLGDAITAKDSYAFLINWFKRFPQFKSHDFYISGESYAGHYVPQLAEVIFDSNKKASKEDHINLKGFAIGNALLDDVTNSRGMIEYAWDHAVISDRVYDNIISKCNFSVEELSDDCNDAFDEYYAVYRLIDMYSLYTPTCVDSNSSSSRQRHLIKGISPQMLSKFDGWHKRLAGYDPCISDYTEVYLNRPDVQAALHVNVTKKSHKWTHCSNAILIWNDSPASMLPTIKKLAAGGIRIWVYSGDTDGRVPVTATRYALKKLGLKTVKEWTAWYTSKQVGGWTIEYDGLTFVTIRGAGHEVPSFKPKEALQLIEHFMANKKLPQKPF; this is encoded by the exons ATGGCTTCCAATGCAGCTGCTTCTTTgacctttctttttcttttgctcagTGTTAACCTGGCTATAGCCAGAGTAAGTGTTGCTGACTGTTTTTCGAATGGTACGGAGTTGAGCCAAGAGGTTTTGGCTCGACAAGAAGCCGACAGGGTCACCAAGCTTCCAGGTCAACCTCCGGTGGAGTTCAAGCACTATGCAGGCTACGTTACTGTGAATGAGAGTCATGGAAGAGCCCTGTTCTATTGGTTTTTTGAAGCCTCGAGCAAACCAGAGAAAAAGCCTCTCCTCCTCTGGCTCAATGGAG GTCCTGGATGTTCATCAGTTGGATATGGAGAAGCAGAGGAGCTGGGGCCTTTCTTCCCTCAGAATGACACAAAAACGCTAAAGCTCAACCCCCATAGATGGAACAAAG CTGCCAACTTACTGTTTGTTGAATCTCCCTTTGGTGTTGGGTTTTCTTATACCAACACTAGCAATGATTTCAATACACTTGGTGATGCAATCACAG CTAAGGATTCATATGCATTTCTTATCAACTGGTTCAAAAGATTCCCACAGTTCAAATCCCATGACTTCTACATTTCTGGAGAAAGCTATGCTG GGCACTATGTTCCACAGCTAGCCGAGGTTATTTTTGACAGCAACAAGAAGGCTTCCAAGGAAGATCACATAAATCTAAAGGGATTTGCT ATTGGGAATGCACTGTTGGACGACGTAACAAATAGTAGAGGAATGATAGAGTATGCGTGGGATCATGCAGTCATATCTGATCGAGTTTACGACAATATAATAAGCAAATGTAACTTCAGCGTGGAAGAGTTATCTGATGATTGCAACGACGCGTTCGATGAATACTATGCTGTGTACAGACTCATTGACATGTACAGCTTGTATACTCCCACCTGTGTAGATAGTAACTCCAGCAGTAGCAGACAACGACATTTGATTAAAGGCATCTCTCCTCAGATGTTGTCTAAATTT GATGGGTGGCACAAGAGACTAGCAGGATACGACCCTTGTATATCAGACTACACAGAGGTTTACTTGAATAGGCCTGATGTTCAAGCAGCACTTCACGTCAATGTTACCAAAAAGTCCCATAAATGGACTCATTGCAG TAACGCTATCTTAATTTGGAACGATTCACCAGCATCTATGCTTCCTACAATTAAAAAGCTTGCAGCTGGAGGCATTCGCATATGGGTTTACAG TGGAGATACTGACGGGAGAGTTCCAGTTACCGCAACTAGATATGCCCTGAAAAAGCTTGggttaaaaacagttaaagaATGGACAGCTTGGTACACCAGCAAACAG GTTGGTGGGTGGACGATTGAGTATGATGGGCTTACAtttgtcaccattagaggagcTGGTCATGAAGTTCCATCTTTTAAACCCAAGGAGGCTCTTCAGCTAATTGAGCATTTCATGGCCAACAAGAAATTGCCCCAAAAACCCTTTTAG
- the LOC18608491 gene encoding nicotinamidase 3 encodes MSMASSLKCSSYKKYEIRKRDPNPKTSALLVIDMQNYFSSMAKPILNNAITTINLCRQASIPVFFTRHCHKSPADYGMLGEWWDNDLIFDGTVDSELIPEIGQLARANEVVEKNTYSAFQNTRLQEMLLEKGVEEVVVTGVMTNLCCETTAREAFVKGFRVFFSTDATATSDLELHEATLKNMAYGFAYLVDCKGLQQGLFGNEIN; translated from the coding sequence ATGTCAATGGCGTCCTCCTTAAAATGCTCCTCATACAAGAAATACGAAATCAGAAAGCGAGACCCAAACCCCAAAACATCTGCTCTATTAGTAATCGACATGCAAAACTATTTTTCCTCTATGGCCAAACCTATTCTCAACAATGCAATCACCACCATCAACCTCTGCCGACAAGCTTCAATCCCCGTTTTCTTCACTCGCCACTGCCACAAGTCCCCTGCGGACTACGGCATGCTCGGGGAGTGGTGGGACAACGATCTCATCTTTGACGGCACCGTTGATTCCGAGCTAATCCCGGAGATCGGACAGCTAGCCAGAGCCAACGAGGTGGTGGAGAAAAACACGTACAGTGCGTTCCAGAACACGCGCCTGCAGGAGATGTTGCTGGAGAAAGGAGTGGAGGAGGTTGTAGTTACCGGTGTGATGACGAATCTGTGTTGCGAAACGACGGCTCGTGAAGCGTTTGTGAAAGGGTTTAGGGTGTTTTTCTCAACGGATGCTACGGCTACCTCGGATTTGGAGTTGCATGAGGCTACTTTGAAGAACATGGCTTACGGGTTTGCTTACCTCGTCGACTGCAAGGGGCTTCAGCAGGGGCTTTTTGGGAATGAGATAAACTGA
- the LOC18608493 gene encoding porphobilinogen deaminase, chloroplastic produces MEMLSSSFCTTHGGGLVHFCGGGSVSVLGFPLQHLNTRALPDSKKKQSFGVIKASVAKTEVALLRIGTRGSPLALAQAHETRDKLMASHPELAEEGAIKIVIIKTTGDKILSQPLADIGGKGLFTKEIDEALINGDIDIAVHSMKDVPTYLPEKTILPCNLPREDVRDAFISLSASSLAELPAGSVVGTASLRRKSQILHRYPSLKVEENFRGNVQTRLRKLNEGVVQATLLALAGLRRLSMTENVTSVLSIDEMLPAVAQGAIGIACRSNDEKMANYLASLNHEETRLTVACERAFLETLDGSCRTPIAGNAYKDEDGNCVFKGLVASPDGKRVLETSRKGQYAFEDMVMMGKDAGKELLSRAGPGFFDF; encoded by the exons ATGGAGatgctttcttcttctttctgtACAACCCACGGCGGCGGCCTAGTCCATTTTTGTGGTGGTGGCTCGGTCTCTGTACTTGGCTTCCCTCTCCAACATCTCAACACTAGAGCTCTTCCTGATTCTAAGAAGAAGCAGAGTTTTGGGGTTATAAAAGCTTCTGTTGCCAAGACTGAAGTTGCTCTTCTCAGAATTGGCACTAGAGGAAG CCCATTAGCACTCGCTCAAGCTCATGAGACACGTGACAAACTTATGGCTTCCCATCCGGAACTAGCTGAAGAAGGGGCTATTAAAATtgttataataaaaacaactGGTGATAAGATACTGAGTCAGCCACTTGCAGACATTGGTGGGAAAGGCTTGTTCACAAAAGAAATAGATGAGGCTTTAATAAATGGTGATATTGACATTGCTGTCCACTCAATGAAGGATGTTCCTACTTATTTACCGGAGAAGACAATTCTACCTTGCAACCTTCCGCGTGAGGATGTTCGTGATGCATTTATTTCCTTGAGTGCATCTTCCTTGGCTGAGCTTCCTGCTGGGAGTGTTGTTGGTACTGCATCACTCAGAAGAAAGTCACAAATACTCCACAGATATCCATCGCTCAAG GTGGAGGAGAATTTCCGAGGCAATGTACAAACACGATTAAGAAAACTTAATGAAGGGGTGGTCCAAGCAACTTTACTGGCATTAGCTGGACTCAGACGCTTGAGCATGACAGAAAATGTGACTTCTGTTCTTTCAATTGATGAAATGCTTCCAGCTGTTGCCCAGGGTGCAATTGGAATTGCATGTCGAAGCAATGATGAAAAAATG GCTAATTACCTAGCCTCATTAAATCATGAGGAAACACGACTGACTGTTGCATGTGAGAGGGCCTTTCTGGAGACATTGGATGGATCTTGCCGTACACCTATTGCTGGCAATGCTTACAAGGATGAGGATGGTAATTGCGTATTTAAAGGATTGGTGGCTTCTCCTGATGGAAAAAGAG TGCTTGAAACTTCTAGAAAAGGCCAATATGCTTTTGAAGATATGGTAATGATGGGGAAGGATGCTGGGAAGGAACTTCTTTCTAGGGCAGGTCCAGGGTTCTTTGATTTTTGA